From the Brevibacillus choshinensis genome, one window contains:
- a CDS encoding sulfate ABC transporter substrate-binding protein: MSKTPITIQALWKQIGFIAIAAAIGGCSAATSTTPSTGKDQSTEAGAAPAVELLNVSYDPTREFYQDVNNEFATEWKQKTGQTVTIKQSHGGSGKQSRSVIDGLEADVVTLALAYDIDAMAERGLIPADWQKKLPDNSSPYTSTIVFLVRKGNPKQIKDWDDLIKPGISVITPNPKTSGGARWNYLAAWGYALEKNNHDEAKAKEFVTNLFKNVPVLDSGARGSTTTFVERGIGDVLIAWENEAYLAVNELGKDKFEIVNPSLSILAEPPVTIVDKYTDKHKTREVADAYLQFLYSKKGQELAAKHSYRPRDKEVLKAHTPAFPEIKLYTIDEWFGGWTKAQKDHFSDQGIFDQIYKP; encoded by the coding sequence ATGAGCAAGACGCCTATCACGATCCAAGCGTTGTGGAAACAAATCGGGTTCATCGCAATAGCAGCTGCTATCGGTGGATGCTCGGCAGCAACGAGTACGACTCCTAGTACTGGCAAAGATCAATCAACGGAGGCAGGTGCTGCTCCAGCTGTTGAGTTATTAAACGTTTCCTACGACCCTACCCGCGAGTTTTATCAGGATGTGAACAATGAATTTGCTACGGAATGGAAGCAGAAAACGGGGCAGACTGTTACGATCAAGCAATCCCATGGCGGGTCTGGGAAGCAATCTCGTTCAGTGATTGATGGCTTGGAAGCGGATGTGGTGACACTCGCGTTGGCGTACGATATCGATGCGATGGCCGAGCGCGGATTGATTCCCGCCGATTGGCAAAAGAAGCTGCCGGACAATAGCTCACCGTACACCTCCACGATCGTCTTTCTCGTGCGTAAAGGAAATCCAAAGCAGATTAAAGATTGGGACGATTTGATCAAGCCTGGTATTTCAGTCATTACTCCGAATCCGAAAACATCTGGCGGTGCACGTTGGAATTACTTGGCCGCATGGGGCTATGCTCTGGAAAAGAACAACCATGATGAAGCAAAAGCCAAGGAGTTCGTGACCAATCTGTTTAAAAATGTACCTGTGCTTGACTCCGGTGCGCGGGGTTCAACCACGACCTTTGTTGAGCGTGGGATTGGGGATGTCCTGATCGCATGGGAAAACGAAGCCTATCTTGCGGTCAATGAGCTGGGGAAAGACAAGTTTGAAATCGTGAACCCGTCGCTCAGTATTCTGGCTGAACCCCCAGTTACCATCGTAGACAAATATACGGATAAGCATAAGACGAGAGAAGTTGCCGATGCGTATTTGCAGTTCTTGTACAGTAAAAAAGGGCAAGAGCTGGCAGCCAAACATTCCTACCGTCCACGTGATAAAGAAGTGCTCAAAGCCCATACCCCAGCTTTTCCTGAGATCAAGCTGTACACGATTGACGAATGGTTTGGAGGATGGACAAAAGCTCAAAAAGATCATTTCTCCGATCAAGGCATCTTCGACCAGATTTACAAGCCATAA
- a CDS encoding IS3 family transposase, whose amino-acid sequence MKLTEWYHVTELCKLFGVSRSGFYAYRKRSSQDKDLVIKEFIQKIYSKYDGKYGYRQTQLFLLQDYKIWVNHKKVLRLMQEMGLRSRVRRKHRCNYASSIGTRVVENLLQRKFHANLPNQKWVTDVTQYRIGDTWLYLSAVKDLFNNEIVAYHLAQRNDNDLVLQTFKKAFQNKEDMSGLIVHSDQGFQYTSYAYHDMLPKVGAQISMSRRGNCYDNASMESFFSHLKTEALYPYDIRTVDEAQRRIEEYIHFYNSTRPQRKLNKLTPIEYRRQLAA is encoded by the coding sequence GTGAAATTGACTGAGTGGTACCATGTAACAGAGTTATGTAAGCTATTCGGGGTCTCTAGAAGTGGATTCTATGCTTACAGAAAGCGGAGTTCACAAGACAAAGACCTTGTAATTAAGGAGTTCATTCAAAAGATCTATAGCAAATATGATGGGAAATACGGATATCGTCAAACGCAGCTCTTTCTACTTCAAGACTACAAGATATGGGTTAACCACAAAAAGGTCCTACGCCTCATGCAAGAGATGGGACTACGCTCCCGAGTACGCCGTAAACATCGATGCAACTATGCTTCTTCTATAGGGACACGTGTAGTTGAAAACTTATTGCAACGGAAATTTCATGCCAACTTACCGAATCAAAAGTGGGTTACTGACGTAACCCAATATCGTATCGGAGATACATGGTTGTACCTGTCTGCCGTCAAGGATTTGTTTAATAACGAAATCGTGGCCTACCATCTAGCGCAGCGCAATGACAATGATCTTGTTTTGCAGACTTTCAAGAAAGCCTTTCAAAATAAAGAGGACATGTCTGGACTGATCGTTCACAGCGATCAGGGATTCCAGTACACGTCCTATGCGTATCACGACATGCTGCCAAAGGTTGGAGCCCAAATCAGCATGTCACGCCGAGGCAATTGTTACGACAATGCCTCTATGGAGAGCTTCTTCTCGCATCTCAAAACGGAAGCGCTCTACCCTTATGATATCCGAACAGTAGACGAGGCACAAAGGAGAATTGAGGAATATATCCATTTTTACAACTCTACGAGGCCACAAAGAAAATTAAACAAGCTGACGCCGATTGAGTACCGGCGCCAGCTTGCTGCTTAG
- a CDS encoding helix-turn-helix domain-containing protein: MEAIRLYMEEGWSNRKIMEHLGIPDRGRVTTWTKKFKQLGEFGLLDQRGRRDEYMDQNRYVQKLERENSMLKKCLQIWMREVSKRSTMPS; the protein is encoded by the coding sequence ATGGAAGCAATTCGCTTGTACATGGAGGAAGGATGGTCTAATCGAAAGATAATGGAACATCTAGGGATCCCAGACAGAGGCCGAGTCACTACATGGACAAAGAAGTTCAAGCAGTTGGGTGAATTCGGCTTATTGGATCAGAGAGGTCGACGTGACGAATACATGGATCAAAATCGATATGTCCAAAAATTAGAGAGGGAGAATTCGATGCTAAAAAAGTGTTTACAAATTTGGATGCGGGAGGTGTCCAAGAGAAGTACAATGCCATCGTGA
- the trhO gene encoding oxygen-dependent tRNA uridine(34) hydroxylase TrhO gives MQVQKPYRILLYYKYTPIENYEEYAAEHLQYCKDNGLLGRIVVAPEGINGTVSGTIEQTDAYMEYVRKDPRFADMWFKIDESDEHAFKKIFVRPKKELVTWRLENDVDPNEKTGQYLNPKEFYELMQQDDIVILDGRNYYEYDLGHFRGAIRPEVDSSREFPDWIRDNMSQFKDKKVLTYCTGGIRCEKLTGVLLDQGFENVYQLHGGIVTYGKDPEVQGRLWDGKCYVFDERISVPINHTEEDVVIGRCHYCGKVEDRYVNCANPFCNKQHFCCTECEQTFKRSCSDECREHPRNRFVEAGEKAKLQAAANNA, from the coding sequence TTGCAAGTACAAAAACCATATCGCATTCTGTTGTATTACAAGTATACTCCTATTGAAAATTACGAAGAGTATGCAGCGGAGCATCTGCAATATTGCAAGGATAACGGCCTCTTGGGACGGATTGTCGTCGCTCCAGAAGGTATTAACGGAACGGTATCCGGTACCATCGAACAGACAGACGCTTACATGGAATACGTACGCAAAGACCCGCGTTTCGCGGATATGTGGTTTAAAATAGATGAGTCGGATGAGCACGCGTTTAAAAAGATCTTTGTTCGCCCGAAAAAAGAGCTTGTCACGTGGCGCTTGGAAAACGATGTAGATCCGAACGAAAAAACGGGTCAATATCTGAATCCAAAAGAGTTCTACGAATTGATGCAGCAAGATGACATCGTGATCCTGGACGGCCGCAACTATTACGAATACGACCTCGGTCACTTCCGTGGCGCGATTCGCCCAGAAGTGGACTCCTCCCGCGAGTTTCCTGACTGGATCCGCGATAACATGAGTCAGTTCAAGGATAAGAAAGTCCTCACGTACTGCACAGGCGGGATTCGTTGCGAGAAACTGACAGGAGTTCTCCTCGACCAAGGCTTTGAGAACGTGTACCAACTGCACGGCGGAATCGTTACTTACGGAAAAGATCCGGAGGTACAGGGCCGCTTGTGGGATGGCAAATGCTACGTATTTGACGAGCGCATCTCTGTCCCGATCAATCACACGGAAGAAGATGTCGTCATCGGACGCTGCCATTACTGCGGGAAAGTCGAAGACCGCTATGTAAACTGCGCGAACCCATTCTGCAACAAGCAGCACTTCTGCTGCACAGAATGTGAACAAACATTTAAGCGCTCCTGCTCGGACGAATGCCGCGAGCATCCTCGCAATCGTTTCGTTGAAGCAGGAGAAAAAGCAAAACTGCAGGCAGCAGCTAACAACGCCTAA
- a CDS encoding NAD(P)/FAD-dependent oxidoreductase: MNLVTGKLYWPETLPNPTRYPELSADMMCDVVIVGGGEAGALCAYYLMQHDVDIVLVDKRQIAQGSSSANTGLLQFANDKSLTSCMHSFGEEKGVRFYQLCKQAVDQLEGISQSIGIFPDYRRRDCLYYASQTDDIKALQLEYQNLKKHGFPVRYLEQTEVEKRFSFSKSGAIYSTGDAEINPYKLANGIIEDATRKGTRVFNHTEIVNYKVEAGDTVILTKKGNRIRCKRVVFATGYETQTMKRNPNAILSTSSAIVTNPVEAFLGWPGTCLIWETARPYLYIRTSWEGRIIVGGLDEPNVEPQKRDASLLGKRDQLLKKVQELFPQIPLQADYYWSGTFAGTHDGLPIFGEQDGYPNCLFSLGYGGNGTVYATIGGQIIADMILKGSHPDAELFSFQRSEHETVPM; the protein is encoded by the coding sequence ATGAACTTAGTGACAGGGAAGTTGTATTGGCCAGAAACACTGCCTAATCCAACCCGGTATCCTGAACTCTCCGCGGATATGATGTGCGATGTTGTCATTGTCGGCGGAGGTGAAGCGGGAGCGTTATGCGCATATTATTTAATGCAGCATGATGTAGACATTGTACTGGTGGATAAGCGTCAGATTGCTCAAGGCAGCAGCAGTGCCAATACGGGTCTGCTGCAATTTGCCAACGACAAATCATTAACCTCATGTATGCATTCTTTTGGAGAAGAAAAAGGGGTCCGATTTTATCAATTGTGCAAACAAGCGGTGGATCAACTGGAAGGGATATCGCAGTCGATCGGTATTTTTCCTGATTATAGGAGACGAGATTGCCTCTACTACGCAAGTCAGACAGACGACATAAAAGCGTTGCAGCTTGAATATCAGAACTTGAAAAAGCACGGATTTCCCGTCCGTTACTTGGAACAGACAGAAGTAGAAAAGCGTTTTTCTTTTTCAAAGTCTGGGGCCATTTATTCAACTGGCGATGCAGAAATCAATCCGTACAAGTTGGCCAATGGAATCATCGAGGATGCAACACGCAAAGGTACGCGTGTCTTTAATCATACAGAGATTGTGAATTATAAGGTTGAGGCTGGAGACACGGTAATTCTCACGAAGAAAGGGAATCGAATTCGATGTAAGAGGGTTGTCTTTGCTACGGGATACGAGACTCAGACCATGAAACGAAACCCAAATGCGATCTTGTCCACCAGCTCAGCTATTGTCACCAATCCGGTGGAGGCGTTTCTCGGGTGGCCAGGTACCTGTCTGATCTGGGAAACGGCCCGCCCTTATTTGTACATACGTACCAGTTGGGAAGGTCGCATTATCGTAGGCGGATTGGATGAACCCAATGTTGAACCGCAAAAGAGAGATGCATCCCTATTGGGTAAACGCGATCAACTACTTAAAAAGGTACAAGAGCTTTTCCCGCAGATTCCACTTCAGGCAGACTACTACTGGTCTGGTACCTTTGCTGGGACTCATGACGGGTTACCTATTTTTGGGGAACAGGATGGATATCCGAACTGTCTATTTTCTCTCGGCTACGGCGGGAATGGAACTGTGTATGCTACGATCGGAGGGCAGATTATCGCTGATATGATTCTCAAAGGGAGTCATCCGGATGCGGAACTCTTTTCATTTCAACGCAGCGAACACGAAACCGTACCTATGTAA
- a CDS encoding FUSC family protein, protein MQKSMQKRRAMKTSEPLYPTLLKTIQQAFQLKKNPLPWPKAITAGICSGIPVLMGLSAGNLQYGMLAGIGSFSYLYVANIPYAQRAKKLFFVMVGLALAVGLGTWVAPHPLTSAFLVGLIGAMVTFLFGAYKVQGPAAIFFVLAFSLSTGMPLDPSAALLRTGLVFLGGALAWILGMMGWVRNPHGPETTAVRLVYQELAAYIDSVGSRKAQEGRQRLVPVLKAAEETLSAGQVPWQSSGQYQRLLLLNDQANAIFLDVLEYSEKTGDRLPPQIGRSVRSIAGSLNEKRKRKDWHIQVEETEEEDKTIQRLQANVREANDILSDPFPPEPSQNEKRLSLWAVLGGSFDKNSIVFLTAIRYGLILTVAAIVAYSFELNRSYWVTLSCAAVMSGATIIATFHRAIQRSIGTLVGIMVATIILAAQPHGLIIAVLIMLLTALTELAIVLNYGLAAFFITPNALILADSMGQNHSLSFFASARMTDVIIGCVIGLVGTLLIGRRKASSLLPHLIAKTIRSQQQYLLTLFSDHRKNLELKQSLERRKMQTNLSNLKIVYTTATGEIPSNKTKLEYMWPVIFSIEQVGYLLESSLKSSRCPILPDTTLSQLLLVFETMAKSAEQKIPLGKKQIPEINGFPQLEKEIRELQDALQMSSKA, encoded by the coding sequence ATGCAAAAGAGCATGCAGAAGAGACGTGCGATGAAGACGTCCGAACCTCTGTATCCCACACTCCTCAAGACAATTCAACAAGCGTTTCAACTGAAGAAAAACCCTCTTCCATGGCCAAAGGCTATCACTGCTGGCATTTGTTCGGGCATCCCGGTGTTGATGGGGCTCTCGGCAGGAAATTTGCAGTACGGGATGCTTGCTGGTATCGGAAGCTTTTCCTATTTGTATGTCGCCAATATACCGTACGCCCAGCGAGCGAAAAAGCTGTTCTTCGTCATGGTTGGTCTAGCCTTGGCAGTAGGACTGGGTACATGGGTCGCTCCACACCCGCTCACATCAGCATTCCTCGTTGGATTGATCGGTGCGATGGTCACGTTCCTCTTTGGAGCCTACAAAGTCCAGGGACCTGCGGCTATTTTTTTTGTCCTAGCTTTCTCCTTGTCTACTGGGATGCCACTCGATCCGTCTGCCGCTCTTCTGCGTACAGGGCTCGTTTTTCTAGGAGGAGCCCTGGCTTGGATCCTGGGAATGATGGGATGGGTACGCAATCCACATGGTCCAGAGACGACCGCCGTGAGACTTGTTTATCAGGAGCTTGCTGCTTATATCGATTCTGTGGGAAGCAGAAAAGCACAAGAGGGAAGGCAAAGGCTTGTACCTGTACTGAAAGCAGCAGAAGAGACCCTTTCAGCAGGTCAAGTACCGTGGCAAAGCTCCGGGCAATATCAAAGGTTGCTGTTGTTAAATGATCAAGCGAACGCGATTTTTCTCGACGTACTGGAATATTCGGAAAAAACGGGGGATAGGCTCCCACCACAGATTGGGCGTTCGGTTCGTTCCATTGCCGGATCCTTGAATGAGAAGAGGAAGAGGAAAGATTGGCACATACAGGTGGAGGAGACGGAAGAGGAGGACAAAACCATACAGCGACTTCAAGCCAACGTACGTGAGGCAAACGATATATTGTCTGATCCTTTCCCGCCGGAACCATCACAGAATGAGAAAAGACTGTCTCTTTGGGCAGTTCTCGGTGGTTCCTTTGATAAAAACTCGATCGTATTTCTTACTGCGATCCGCTACGGCTTGATTCTCACAGTAGCAGCGATTGTTGCTTACTCGTTCGAATTGAATCGGTCATACTGGGTCACCTTATCCTGCGCTGCTGTCATGTCAGGGGCGACGATCATCGCCACCTTTCACCGGGCGATCCAACGATCAATTGGCACACTCGTTGGGATTATGGTAGCGACCATTATTTTGGCTGCACAGCCTCACGGATTGATCATTGCGGTTCTCATTATGCTTTTGACAGCACTAACTGAGCTTGCCATTGTTCTCAACTATGGCTTAGCTGCCTTTTTTATTACGCCAAACGCACTGATTCTGGCAGATAGCATGGGGCAAAACCACAGCCTGTCGTTCTTTGCTTCCGCGAGAATGACGGATGTCATCATAGGTTGTGTGATTGGCCTGGTGGGGACGCTACTGATCGGTAGACGAAAGGCATCGAGCCTTCTCCCGCATCTCATTGCCAAAACGATCCGGAGCCAACAGCAGTACTTGTTGACGCTGTTCTCTGATCACAGAAAGAACTTAGAACTCAAACAATCGCTGGAACGAAGAAAAATGCAGACGAATCTCAGTAACTTAAAAATCGTATATACGACAGCTACTGGCGAGATTCCAAGCAATAAAACGAAGCTGGAATACATGTGGCCCGTCATTTTCTCCATCGAGCAGGTCGGATATTTGCTCGAGTCTAGCCTGAAATCCTCACGCTGTCCCATTTTACCCGACACGACGCTCTCTCAGCTGTTACTCGTCTTTGAGACTATGGCCAAATCGGCCGAACAAAAGATACCGCTGGGGAAGAAACAGATTCCGGAAATAAACGGATTTCCTCAGTTGGAAAAAGAAATCCGAGAATTACAGGACGCTCTGCAAATGAGTAGCAAGGCTTAG
- the cysW gene encoding sulfate ABC transporter permease subunit CysW encodes MKHLTEPRYIRWLLIGLALLFLALFLILPLIAVFTEAFKQGAQVFAASIAEPETLSAVKLTLFVAAISVPLNVTFGIAAAWAIAKFSFRGKNVLLTLIDLPFAVSPVIAGLIFVLLFGSQGILGPWLEATDIKIIFAVPGIVLATTFVTFPFVARELIPIMEAQGKDEEEAAVSLGASGWKTFLRVTLPNVKWGLLYGVILCNARAMGEFGAVSVVSGHIRGMTNTLPLHVEILYNEYQFAAAFAVATLLAVLALVTLIVKSLIEWKTEKQHSVEEEQHHYEGSGERAV; translated from the coding sequence GTGAAGCATTTGACCGAGCCACGCTATATACGCTGGTTACTAATCGGCCTTGCTCTGTTATTTCTCGCGCTGTTTCTGATCTTGCCGCTCATCGCTGTGTTTACGGAAGCGTTCAAGCAGGGAGCACAAGTATTCGCTGCTTCCATCGCAGAGCCTGAGACATTGTCTGCTGTGAAACTGACATTGTTTGTTGCGGCCATCAGTGTGCCTCTCAATGTAACGTTTGGGATTGCGGCAGCCTGGGCCATCGCCAAATTTTCCTTCCGTGGTAAAAATGTGTTGCTCACCCTGATTGACCTGCCCTTTGCTGTATCGCCTGTTATCGCCGGACTTATTTTTGTCCTGTTGTTCGGGAGTCAGGGGATCTTGGGACCTTGGTTAGAGGCAACAGACATCAAAATCATTTTCGCCGTTCCTGGCATTGTGCTGGCGACGACCTTCGTCACTTTTCCTTTCGTTGCCCGAGAATTAATACCGATCATGGAAGCGCAAGGAAAAGACGAGGAAGAGGCAGCTGTATCTCTGGGCGCAAGCGGATGGAAAACATTCCTTCGTGTGACGCTACCCAATGTGAAATGGGGACTCCTGTACGGCGTTATTTTGTGTAACGCTCGTGCGATGGGCGAGTTTGGGGCGGTATCTGTCGTCTCCGGCCACATTCGGGGAATGACCAATACGCTGCCACTGCATGTGGAAATCTTGTATAACGAGTACCAGTTTGCTGCCGCCTTTGCCGTGGCCACACTCCTCGCTGTACTTGCGCTCGTCACGTTAATCGTCAAGAGCTTGATCGAGTGGAAGACGGAGAAACAGCACAGCGTGGAGGAAGAGCAACACCACTACGAGGGATCAGGAGAGAGAGCCGTATGA
- a CDS encoding DUF3846 domain-containing protein — protein MITVYVKRPHEPAVAAEVEGMDDLQDLVEGDYEVVADDHLEGISLIVNEDARGVEANNFPITSDGYLDWVYGACVFVKADGRSLTEEDQSRIDRFLTAKV, from the coding sequence ATGATTACCGTATATGTAAAGCGCCCGCATGAACCAGCTGTCGCTGCGGAAGTAGAAGGAATGGATGATCTGCAGGATCTGGTCGAAGGGGATTATGAGGTAGTGGCAGACGATCATCTCGAGGGGATCTCCCTCATTGTGAACGAAGATGCAAGAGGAGTAGAAGCAAACAACTTCCCTATCACTTCTGATGGATATTTGGATTGGGTGTACGGCGCTTGTGTGTTTGTAAAAGCAGATGGCCGATCCCTCACTGAAGAGGATCAGTCGCGCATCGATCGGTTTTTAACCGCAAAAGTGTAA
- a CDS encoding amidase family protein, which yields MDLNHESTIREWQQAMEQGTTTSRELTLTFLKRIAQFDKQGIAVNAISEVNPDALHIAEALDRERSEKGSRGPLHGIPVLIKDNIATHDQMHTTAGSLALADSYASADSFVATRLREAGAIILGKTNMTEWANYMSDHMTNGYSSRGGQVLNPYGPGHFDVGGSSSGSGSAIASGFAVVAVGTETSGSILHPSIRNSVVGIKPTVGLISRRGIIPISTSQDTAGPMARTVEDAAILLGALTGVDEQDPVTGKSVGLAHSDYQPFLDKDGLKGVRIGIIRSHYLEKCEEEEKSLYEEAIAQLKAAGATVIDAVTLPCENTEWGPNVLLHEFKSGVNAYLKTLPASYPIRTLSDVIAFNREHEEQALCFGQVLLERADATSGTLTEAAYLNQRVLDLEMSQGKGIDAVLKEHDLDSILFPSVQGYGIAARAGYPSVTVPAGYTSSGKPFGVVFTGTAFSEPALIRFAYAYEQASQLRVPPKMTVEE from the coding sequence ATGGACCTCAACCATGAATCAACGATACGTGAATGGCAACAAGCAATGGAACAAGGAACCACTACTTCGCGGGAATTAACCCTCACCTTTTTGAAACGGATTGCGCAATTCGACAAACAAGGGATCGCAGTCAATGCCATTAGTGAGGTCAACCCGGATGCCTTGCATATCGCCGAAGCACTCGATCGAGAACGGTCAGAAAAAGGCAGCCGTGGACCACTTCACGGCATTCCTGTCCTGATCAAGGACAATATCGCTACTCATGATCAAATGCATACGACGGCTGGTTCGCTCGCACTTGCAGACTCCTATGCTTCTGCCGATTCGTTCGTGGCTACTCGCCTTCGCGAAGCAGGAGCCATTATTTTAGGGAAAACGAACATGACTGAATGGGCGAACTACATGTCCGACCATATGACAAATGGCTACAGCTCCCGTGGTGGACAAGTGCTCAATCCATACGGCCCTGGCCACTTTGACGTCGGAGGATCCAGCTCAGGATCAGGATCAGCCATCGCTTCGGGCTTTGCGGTAGTAGCTGTCGGTACAGAGACATCCGGCTCGATTCTCCATCCCTCTATCCGCAACTCAGTGGTCGGAATAAAACCGACAGTTGGCCTGATCAGCCGTCGCGGTATTATTCCGATCTCGACTAGTCAAGATACAGCTGGCCCCATGGCTCGCACGGTAGAAGATGCGGCTATCCTACTGGGTGCTCTCACTGGTGTAGACGAGCAGGATCCAGTCACAGGCAAAAGTGTCGGTCTCGCTCATTCTGACTACCAGCCATTCTTAGATAAAGATGGACTGAAAGGGGTACGGATTGGAATCATCCGCTCGCACTATCTGGAGAAATGCGAGGAAGAAGAAAAAAGTCTGTACGAGGAAGCAATCGCCCAATTGAAAGCAGCAGGCGCAACTGTCATCGACGCTGTAACGCTTCCTTGTGAAAATACAGAATGGGGACCAAACGTACTCCTGCATGAATTCAAATCAGGCGTAAACGCGTACTTAAAGACGCTTCCTGCTTCCTACCCAATCCGTACGTTGTCTGATGTGATTGCATTCAATCGTGAGCACGAAGAACAAGCCCTGTGCTTTGGCCAAGTCTTGCTTGAGCGCGCTGATGCTACTAGTGGAACACTGACTGAGGCAGCTTATCTGAACCAACGCGTGTTAGATCTGGAAATGTCTCAGGGAAAAGGCATTGATGCTGTCCTAAAGGAGCACGATCTGGACTCCATCCTGTTCCCAAGCGTTCAAGGCTATGGGATTGCGGCACGGGCAGGCTATCCTTCCGTCACGGTACCCGCTGGCTACACGTCATCGGGCAAGCCTTTTGGTGTGGTCTTTACCGGCACAGCCTTCTCTGAGCCTGCTTTGATTCGCTTCGCGTATGCGTATGAACAAGCAAGCCAATTGCGCGTCCCACCCAAAATGACAGTAGAGGAATAA
- the dut gene encoding dUTP diphosphatase → MNMTSDRVTAQVKIKKLHPDAVIPQYARAMDAGFDLVAVEDVIIAPGQSAKVPTGLAFALPEGFELQVRPRSGISAKTKLRLSNSPGTVDAGYRGEVCVLVDNIRIPSQERTNVCLDASEKETTVEQVVDSNSYLIKKGDRIAQGVIAIVPIALFEVVDELDETERGAGGFGSSGIKG, encoded by the coding sequence ATGAACATGACAAGTGATCGCGTAACCGCTCAGGTGAAAATAAAAAAACTCCATCCCGATGCAGTGATCCCCCAGTACGCTCGTGCGATGGATGCAGGATTTGATTTGGTGGCGGTAGAGGACGTCATTATTGCCCCAGGACAGTCTGCCAAAGTGCCAACGGGTTTGGCATTTGCCTTGCCAGAAGGCTTTGAACTACAAGTCCGTCCACGCTCCGGTATCAGTGCCAAAACAAAGCTCCGCCTTTCGAATTCACCAGGAACCGTCGATGCTGGTTATCGCGGTGAGGTGTGTGTCCTTGTTGACAATATCCGTATTCCAAGCCAGGAGCGTACAAACGTATGTCTGGATGCAAGTGAGAAAGAAACGACAGTCGAGCAGGTAGTCGATAGCAACAGCTATCTGATCAAAAAAGGCGACCGCATAGCGCAAGGCGTCATTGCAATTGTTCCAATCGCTCTGTTTGAAGTGGTGGATGAGCTGGATGAAACAGAGCGGGGTGCTGGAGGATTTGGTAGCAGCGGTATCAAAGGATAA
- the cysT gene encoding sulfate ABC transporter permease subunit CysT, translating into MRKSLRNRGFLPGFGMTMGYTIIYLSLLVLIPLSVLFLKASTMSWEQFVGTILDTRVLASIRVSILSSFFAACVNAVFGVLVAWVLARYQFFGKRIIDGIVDLPFALPTAVGGIALTSIYAENGWLGQYLAEWGIKVAYTPLGIWVALTFIGLPFVVRTVQPVLQDWDLQMEEAAATLGATRWSTFIRVILPHLLPAIITGFALAFARALGEYGSVVFISGNMPLKTEIVPLLIMTKLEQFDYAGATAIATVMLVASFVMLLIINYLQWRINKFDAAR; encoded by the coding sequence ATGAGAAAATCATTGCGCAACAGAGGGTTTCTGCCTGGCTTTGGCATGACCATGGGCTACACCATCATTTACCTAAGCCTGTTAGTGCTCATCCCTCTGTCTGTCTTGTTTTTAAAGGCCTCGACGATGAGCTGGGAACAGTTCGTCGGAACGATCCTCGATACCAGGGTGCTCGCTTCGATCCGCGTAAGCATCTTGTCCTCCTTCTTTGCTGCCTGTGTCAACGCGGTATTTGGGGTACTCGTGGCGTGGGTGTTGGCTCGCTATCAGTTTTTTGGGAAGCGCATCATTGATGGAATCGTCGATCTTCCGTTTGCTTTGCCAACGGCAGTCGGAGGGATTGCCTTGACCTCGATTTATGCAGAGAATGGCTGGCTCGGACAGTATTTAGCCGAGTGGGGGATCAAGGTCGCGTATACTCCGTTAGGCATCTGGGTCGCCCTGACTTTTATCGGTCTACCCTTTGTGGTTCGTACGGTGCAGCCTGTCTTGCAAGACTGGGATCTCCAAATGGAGGAGGCAGCTGCCACGCTAGGCGCGACACGGTGGAGTACGTTCATTCGCGTCATTTTGCCTCATTTGCTACCTGCGATTATCACTGGATTTGCGCTCGCATTTGCTCGTGCACTGGGTGAGTATGGCTCTGTCGTGTTTATATCTGGGAACATGCCGCTAAAGACGGAAATTGTCCCCCTGTTGATCATGACGAAGCTGGAGCAATTTGACTACGCTGGAGCAACTGCAATCGCGACGGTCATGCTGGTGGCTTCCTTCGTGATGCTGCTCATCATCAACTACCTGCAATGGAGAATCAACAAATTTGATGCCGCTCGATAG